In the Gossypium raimondii isolate GPD5lz chromosome 9, ASM2569854v1, whole genome shotgun sequence genome, one interval contains:
- the LOC105798585 gene encoding uncharacterized GPI-anchored protein At3g06035 yields MAFSKLSLFFSLLLLSFLSLNSLVSCDTDEEDNLLKGINDYRASLNLTILKKNDNAECLADELADQFKNQPCTNSTGANTVPGTEPQFANYPNLLAKCHLNVSNTRDGAVMPACVPNLVPNLVLTNFTQSQYNDNLNDTKYTGVGIGSDGDWIVVVLTTGTPEGSYSPATGAAIVASKIGIIYHVLFLVMAAFYLL; encoded by the exons ATGGCATTTTCAAAGCTCTCCCTTTTCTTCTCATTGctcctcctttcctttctctccCTCAACTCCCTTGTCTCCTGCGACACTG ATGAGGAGGATAATCTTCTTAAAGGCATAAACGATTACCGGGCTTCATTGAACTTGACAATTCTGAAGAAAAATGACAATGCCGAGTGCCTAGCTGATGAACTAGCGGATCAATTTAAGAACCAACCTTGCACAAACTCCACCGGTGCCAACACCGTTCCGGGCACTGAACCGCAGTTTGCCAACTACCCAAACCTTCTGGCCAAATGCCATTTGAATGTCTCCAACACAAGGGATGGAGCAGTAATGCCTGCTTGTGTTCCTAACCTAGTTCCAAATCTTGTACTCACTAACTTTACACAGTCTCAGTATAATGATAACCTCAATGATACCAAGTATACAGGAGTTGGGATCGGTTCCGATGGAGACTGGATAGTAGTTGTTCTCACAACAGGCACACCTGAAGGAAGCTATTCGCCAGCTACTGGTGCAGCTATTGTGGCTTCCAAGATTGGTATAATTTATCACGTTTTATTCCTCGTGATGGCGGCTTTTTACTTGTTATAA